Genomic segment of Triticum aestivum cultivar Chinese Spring chromosome 6A, IWGSC CS RefSeq v2.1, whole genome shotgun sequence:
ggaagaggtgagtcttcttaaagaagaagaccaccttttataGTGAGAGAATTATCCAACCATTATCCCCACTCTAAGTCTGcagtgcgcggtactaccgcccatgggagcggtactaccgcttggcccagcGATATTATCGTTGGGACCATGCTCAGCATCTTACACGAGCACAGGGAGAAGGGGAAGAGAAGACAAACCTCGAGTGACACTAGCAGCGGTGGTAAGTGCAGTACCATCGcttatgagcggtactaccgctcctactaccgcTGCTACTCCCGCTGAACTCGATACTTTTTcaggtccaaaattccagctgccgacattctccttcTTCGTGTAAATCTTGCATATTACGAGAGAAAATGCATTAAAATTACTTCATAAATCATTATTATACATAAAAaatttataaataacagtagggaaacatgatgcaaaatggacgtatcagttaggTACACACGCTACTGTTGTTTACTGATAGCTATAGCGCTGGTTCtcagcccgcgctactgctaccttAGCTATAGCGTTGGTTGgagaccagcgctactgctatgcctttcttttttatttttatttctcttttatttttctttacattttcttttctccttttccatttcttttttattttcatttacttttatatttgtttttcattttattttctctttctttttggtttattttattttcatttatttgGTTTACTTTTAGCAGTACCGTGGGTTGGGAAAACACGCTGTTGCTAAAATACGTAGCAGTAACACGCTCCTGCGGAACATGCTACTGCTATGTGGGGCCCGTCATGTGACACGgttcaaacttagcagtagcgccctcTCCTAAAAACTCGTTAATACTATATACTTAGCAGTAACAAGTCTGTTGGAAGctcgctactactatacctagcttGTGGGCAATaatgtggcaattatagtagtagtgcGTTTTCCtggagccgcgctactgctatgtaattATCAGTAGCGCCTTTAGTGACTGCAGTAGTGCCTtattttaacacgcgctactgatAAGCCTCCATGTATAAGATTTTCTCTAGTAGTGGATATGTCCAAATAATATCTTGACCGGCATGAGTCTTGCATCAATAATCAGTTGTCCTACCGCAGACCCTATCCATCGCGTGGGATTGCCTCGATAATTAAGATAATAAATATCAGACAAGAGCTTTGGGCGTTTAATTACCACACCTCTTAAATCCCTAAGGATTGGATCTGTATTACCGTACTAAACCTTTCTATCACTAATGTTCAGCATAACACTTCACGTTCTCCCCGCACTTAGCCTTACCGTTGCTCGATTTCCATGTTTTTGCGTACCTACaggaatgagatcacggacaagacAAGATATATCTACGGAACAATTTTATTTTACACATATGGGATGTTAATTCAAAGCCATTCCATTGATCCCCACAACAAATACAAAGGGTTGCAAGGCCTATGCCTCATCCCATATCTTACCGGACTACTCACATATGGACATCAGATCGTAAGAAGAAAtcattgaagaacacatcttgaagattgtttgaaattccaaatgaAACATTTTGTAATTTGTGatcaaaaatagaaaataaaactttttttaatttatgaacaatatattaaatgcatgaatatattttgaattactgaacattttttgattttatGACCAAAATTTGAaagatgaacatattttgaaaaggcgcaattttttaaaaataagaacatttttattgaaatttttgaacattttttgaaaatgttttttaaaacatgaacatgTTTTATGAACAGAATTTgcaaacatgaacatattttcaaatttgaacaaaATTTTAATACCACGAGCATTTCATACCTTGCTGTGGtatagtgggccggcccaaataCTTGTGGTGCCCCCTCCCTCAACCGCACCCAATAATCTTGCAAGAATTCACATTGCGACAGATCGCAAGGGTGTGATACAAGATATCGATGAAGGAACTGGTGAAACACATGCAATGATTATTCACGAGATACATGCAAAAAAACCGGTTTTCATAGTTGTAAGTTTATTTTTGAAGTAGAAACTTTAATTTTGAAGCTTATTTTTTTGTCAAGCACGCCTATGTGCTAGGTATAGGTCGCCGCTTAGGCCTTGTTTGGACACGGAGGGAGAAATCTCCAGGGAAAAGACGCCCTGGGTGAAATAATCTTGGCAAAACAAAATACCTGTGAAAAATTCACGCGGCCCTTGGGTGTGTGCTTGGGAAGGTTGAGGAGATCAGCCGAGGAGGTAGGCGCCATCGCATTTTAGCAGAGGAGGTCGCAAGGCGGAGTACGATTCTAAGACTCGTCGTGAGAAGGATGGGGAGAATTCTCCTTACCTGTCGAGGCGATGGTTTCATACCCAGGGAACTGGCGTGGATCGAGGAAGAAAATGCCTCCCCCGCTTAGCACCAAATGGGTCCCATAAAACCGGGCCGAAATTTGCTCGTGGTATTCCCACCCAGGGAAACGACGGGGATCCCGAGAGGGTACCTCGGAACCAAACGAGGCCTTATGGTTGGGACATTCCCATGACCCAATTTCTGTATCTATGGACATTTCAGATGCTTAATAAAGCGAAGCGAGATTTCTTTAGAAAACAACCCAACAATTCTTGATTCGATCTGCCATGTTGATGAATCCCTGTTTGGGAACTTCCTCAAGGTTCAAAATAGATCAGGATAGTTTAGTGTGTGATTTCGGCTTTAGAAGTTTATGGCTCGATTAAGTAGTAGTAATTTTTTCCGTTTCCAGGCGTACCCAGATAAATTTGGCAGGGCATTGTTGTAATTGTCTCCCTCTTCCAATTCCAACTCGCCGCTGCCCTAGCTTCAGACGTTCGGCGACGCTCCCATCCCTTCCGTTCCGTCGTCTCGCTCCTCCTCCCCGGCACGAACACTAGGCAGAAAGGGTTCAAATTTCGGCCTGATCCGGGCGCCGAGCACCTTGATTCCACCATCCGAATCCACTTCCCCTTTGCGATCTCCTCGTCGCTGTTCGATCTGCCCCTTCTCTCGCCGATTCCTCACAAGATCCGATCCCTCCTCTCACCCATGGATCCGCGCGCCAGGTACCCTCCCGGAACCGGCAACGGTCGCGGCGGGAACCCTAACTACTACGGCCGTGGCCCGCCGTTGTCGCAGaacaaccaccaccaccagcagcagacGTCGGCGGCGCACCAGCAACAATACGTGCAGCgccagccgcagccgcagccgcagcagcacCACCAAAATAaccagcagcagcaccaccaccaaaGTAACCACCAGCAGCAGCATCACCAAAatcaccaccaccagcagcagcaacagcagcagcagtggctGCGGCGAAACCAGATCACCGCGGCCGGGACCAGCGGGCCCAAGGTCGTGGCGCCACCCCCAGCGGCGGTCGGCAACGATCCTAGGTGAGACGATAAAAGCTTAGTAGTAGTTTGGATGGCAGCTTATAGGTCATGGTAGCTGATGCTTCAACACATAGTTTAAGCATCACCAATGTAGCTTGCGAAAGCCAATCAAATGCTGTGGTAGATGCTTCCTTTTCTGATGTTAAGCAACCCACATCAGTTTTCTGCATTCTATGTTTCTAGCTGAACTGTAATACAAGTAGCTTAACAAACATCGGGTAAGTAATGAATCATTGATCTAGACATGATCATAAATAACCATTCTACGTGGAGAAACGTGAACTGGAGATGGCCGCTCAGCAATTATTATATTCGGTTTGTGCAGTTCACAAGATTGGAAGGCCCAACTGAAGCTTCCACCCGCAGATACACGATTCAGGACAGAGGTAATTCATTCCATCTTGATTCTTAGTTTTGTGTTTGTTTCTGGAGTTTGGGTACTTCCTGTACCAGGAATACTGTAAATGTTGAAATATGTTGGTCGCTATACTTTGCATAACTAGTTTTTTCTTGCTGTGGTAAAAATTGTAGTCACGACACTTTTTATTTATCAACTTCCATTTGTGATGCCTTACATTGCATACCAAATATATGGCGATCCTAGTTTTGAACGCTGTTTTGTCTGAAATCCATGAGTTATCTTCATACCACAACTTGCAAATCAATATTTCATTACTTGACACTTGATGCTAGTTACTTGTATTTTCAACGTGAATAAATAAGACTTCATCCTATATGTTATTGTAATGATCATACTTGCATATTAAGTAAATTTGGTTATGGTTCTTTTATCCCCACAAGTGTTAGATCCCTTCGATCTTTGGTTAATGTCGTGTCCAGTAAGCTAGTTCATAATGTTGCTGCCTCACTTTATGTGTTGATGTGATCGTTATTATCTAATCTCGTTCTTTGTATAGGATGTTACTGCCACCAAAGGGAATGAGTTTGAAGATTATTTTCTTAAGCGTGAACTCCTGATGGGAATATATGAGAAAGGATTTGAAAAGCCCTCTCCAATCCAGGAAGAAAGCATTCCTATTGCATTAACTGGTAGTGATATTCTTGCTAGAGCAAAAAATGGAACTGGCAAGACTGCTGCATTTTGTATTCCTGCACTGGAAAAGATCGACCAGGACAAAAATGCTATTCAAGGTTTGGTCTGCATCCTCACTTGATCTGATAGATACTGTTTGGGGGTCAAATGTATTACCTGTGCCTTGATAGTAATAGCTGATAGAAACTTTGACATGTATATTTGCTCCTTCCAAATGTGGggttttgtttgtttttgtttggGTGTACCTGTGCATTGGTCAGCTATATAGTACTGGAAAGTTTTATAATCTAATGTTGCCTCCTGTAAATTTGTAGTTGTTATAGTTGTTCCCACAAGGGAATTGGCTCTACAGACATCGCAAGTTTGCAAAGAGCTTGGCAAGCACCTGAAGATCCAAGTTATGGTCACCACTGGTGGAACTAGCCTGAAGGATGACATTGTTCGTCTATATCAACCTGTCCATTTACTTGTTGGAACGCCTGGACGTATTTTGGACCTTACGAAGAAAGGTGTTTGCATCTTGAAGGACTGTTCAATGCTTGTTATGGACGAGGTAATTCATTCTAAGCCTATCTaaatagtcacattgcttgcattgTCTTGTAAATGGCCGATTTTTAAATCTTAATACATAGTGAATATTTGTTCACTTGTATTTGTATCTGTCTGTTTGGATGCTGGTTGCTGACCATACTTTGCCACTCTGTTCTGAAAAGTTTTTGAATCCACAGTTTATGTAGCTACTTGTGGCAACTAGCTTTTTTTTTTGCTGGGCCTGTTTGGTAGTTAGGCAAGTTGTCTGAGTTTAAGTTAACACTTCCTTTGGTTTGTAGGCACACCTGTGTTAAGTACTCTTTTCCACGAGGGTCGCACACGTCACTGACTCAGAATTGTTGAATAAGGCTCTTAGGCTTACCCCAAATGTGGATCCTATTTTGAGAATTAACATAGCTTGATAAATAAGTACGCCTTGGGTTTGAGCAAAAGAAGCTGTGAAGTTTGCAACCTTAAGCAGTAGTACATGAACCAAACATGCCATGGATTTATAACTGGTTGGTAACTTGGTATGGAGCTGAGTAATTGCGCCGCATGCCCGCACCATGACTTCAGTTGCAAACCTAACTTGAGTTCATGAGCAAACCAAATAGTTCTTACATCTCACACTATGCCTTCGGTCGTCATTTTAGAAGTGCCTTAAGAAAACCATTTCAGAAGAAGAATTTGTAGCTATTGGACTATGCCTACGCTGATTCTATTTTCCCTGACACAAACATGCAAATATATGATTCGTCCCTCAACTGCTACATCAAGTAACTGCCCTTTCTAGTTCCCGTCGAACAAATAAGGTTTTTTGAAATCAAACTGTAACATCAAACTCATTACTATTTATTTCATTTGAGAAAAACAACAATGCGATTAAAATCATGAGAAAGCATGTATACTTGCAAGCAATAATAACAATGTGAAAAAAAAACCGAGTTCCTGTATTTAGGCTAAATAGAGT
This window contains:
- the LOC123127839 gene encoding DEAD-box ATP-dependent RNA helicase 8, with amino-acid sequence MDPRARYPPGTGNGRGGNPNYYGRGPPLSQNNHHHQQQTSAAHQQQYVQRQPQPQPQQHHQNNQQQHHHQSNHQQQHHQNHHHQQQQQQQQWLRRNQITAAGTSGPKVVAPPPAAVGNDPSSQDWKAQLKLPPADTRFRTEDVTATKGNEFEDYFLKRELLMGIYEKGFEKPSPIQEESIPIALTGSDILARAKNGTGKTAAFCIPALEKIDQDKNAIQVVIVVPTRELALQTSQVCKELGKHLKIQVMVTTGGTSLKDDIVRLYQPVHLLVGTPGRILDLTKKGVCILKDCSMLVMDEADKLLSPEFQPSIEQLIRYLPASRQILMFSATFPVTVKEFKDKYLPKPYVINLMDELTLKGITQFYAFVEERQKVHCLNTLFSKLQINQSIIFCNSVNRVELLAKKITELGYSCFYIHAKMLQDHRNRVFHDFRNGACRNLVCTDLFTRGIDIQAVNVVINFDFPKSSETYLHRVGRSGRFGHLGLAVNLITYEDRFNLYRIEQELGTEIKPIPPQIDQAIYCQ